CAAGTCCATGCCGAACCTGTATTCAGTTTTCGGACACGTGTCGGTCTCGTGAAGCAACTTCCCGCCGGTTCCACCGTGAGCTACGGCCGAACGCACACGCTCAGTCGCGACACCACCGTCGCGATTCTCACCGCCGGCTACGGCGACGGCGTGCCCCGCGCCCTGAGCAACCGCGGACAGGTGCTCGTGCGCGGACACCATTGCCCTATTCTCGGCCGCGTGACGATGGACCAGACCATCATCGACGTGACCGATGTGCCCGGAGTCGTCGCAGGCGATGAAGCCGTTCTCGTGGGCCATCAGCAAGGTGCGCAAATCGACCTCACCGAATTCAGCCGCTGGGCCGACACCATTCCTTGGGAGACGCTGTGCTCGGTGACAAAGCGCGTGCCCCGACTCTACAAGACTTCACTCGGGCTCTGATCCTCTGATCGCAGGTTTTTCGCATTGGCGGGAAACTTCCGTATAGGTGGAACGTCCTATTGCCGTAGCGCACTAGAACACGCATACTCGTTTACTCAGTTTGCTTCCCAAAACCCCTCATGAAGCTAAATCTTTCACCGCAAGATGCTTGGCAACCGCTACCGGCCTCCCAATGGAACGAAGACGCCGCGCGCCATCTGCTCCGACGCGCCGGTTGGGCCGCGCAGCCTGCTGAAGTGGCGCGCCTTATGTCCGATGGCTTGAAAGCGAGCCTCGACCGCCTGTTTCCCGCCAAAGCCAATCTGCTGCCCACTCCGCGGCTTATTTCCAATCTTCAAGCGGCATCCCCCGCCTACGCGGAAAAAATCCGCAACGCCGAGACCCGCGAGCAACGCCAGGTCCTGCAACGCGAGCAACGCGAACGCCAGCAGCAAGCCGTCCAGGATCTCTCCATCAAATGGCTCCAATTCGCATCACGCCCCGAGAATGCCGTGACCGAAAAGTGGACGTATTTCCTGAGCGACATCTACGTCGTCAGTCAGGAAAAAGTAAATAATCCCGCCTACATCCATCAGCACAACGACACGATTCGCCAAGGCTGTCTGGGACCGGCTCCCACTCTTACCAAGTCCATCTCACGCGATCCCGCGATGATCCGTTTCCTGGATTTGCAGGACAGCAAGAAAGCCGCTCCCAACGAAAACTTTGCACGCGAACTGTTTGAACTCTTCGTGCTCGGCGAGGGCAACTACACCGAGGACGACATCAAGCAGGCCGCCCGCGCCTTCACCGGTTACCGGCTGCGCGGCGATGAATTCGTTTTTGCCGCCAACCAGCACGATGACCGTGAAAAAACCGTGTTCGGAAAGACGGGAAAATTCACCGGCGACGACATCATCGATCTCGCCTACGGCCTTCCGGCCGCCGGCCGCTTCGTGCCCCATGAAATGGCCAAGTTCTATCTGAGCGAAGAACTGCTTTCCGACGCTTATCTCACGCCTTTGGGCGAATGGTGGAAATCCACCGGTTACGACCTGCGCCAGCTGGCCCAGCGCTTTTTCGGAAGCCGGCTCTTTTTCGATGAGGCATTTCGCGGCAACTACATCAAACGTCCGTCGCAATTCTATCTCGGTCTCGTTCAGGACTTGATGATCAATGTGGCGCCCTACCCGCGTCATTCGCTCAACACACTCCGCCTCATGGGCGAAGAACTGTATCGCCCGCCCAATGTTCGCGGCTGGGTCGGCGGACGCCTTTGGATTAATTCCGGCACGCTCAACGCCCGTCGTCAGCTCGTGGAAACGCTCTTCGCGCCCGTCAACGAAGACAACCTCAACGCCGATGAACAGGTCGAGCTCGTCGCCGCCCGTTCTCAAGGCATCGGCACGTTCACCGTCACCGAGGAGCGTCTGGAAAAAATGCTTCAAAGCATGAACAGCGACCAGATCACCTCGCGCTTCGTCGATTACTTCCTGCCGGTAAAGGTAAGCGATGCCTTCCGCACCAACGTGCATTCATTTCTCGACGGCGAAAAAGAGGAGGCCAAGCGCCTCAACCGCCTTCGCAGCACCGCCGTCACCCTCCTGCAGTCCCCCGAATATCAACTCTGCTGAACCCGTCTCGCGCCATGAACAACGCTTTCCAATCTCTTCCCACCACGCGCCGCGAATTCCTTACTTGGGGCAGCAAAGGCATCGGCCTTCTCGCGTTCAGCCAGTTCGCCCCGTCCTTCCTCGTTCAATCCACCCTCGCCGCCACGCCGTCCCCCGAAAAGGACCGCTCCATCCTCGTGTTGGTCCAGCTCGCCGGCGGCAACGATGGCCTCAACACCGTCATCCCTTACGAAGATCCGGAATACTACCGCTTGCGCCCCACCATCGGCATCAAAAAGCAGGAAGCCATCCGTCTCGACGACACGCTCGGCCTCCATCCTTCGCTGGCCGCCTTGCACGGGCTCATGCAGGATGGTAGCGCCGGTATCATTCAAAACGTCGGTTATCCAAACCCCAATCACAGTCACTTCCGTTCCAGCGAAATCTGGGAGACCGGCAGCGAGAGCAATCAGTTCATGCCTACGGGCTGGATCGGGCGTTTCCTAGACAACGATTGCGGCGGCGCACCCGGCACCGCCGGAACCGGTGGCGATCCCGTGGCCGTCCATGTCACCAACGAGCTTCCTCAATCCTTCCAAGCCGACAAACCGCACTCCACGTTCGGTCTGCGCGGTGGTGGCAATCGTAACAACAAGGAGAACCTCGCGTTCCTGGAAAAGCTCGTGAAAGAGGACGACCATCAGGCCAACGCCAACGCTTCGTTCCTTCGCGCCACCATGATGGATGCGCTCGTCACCGAACAACGCGTGCAAAAGGTCATCGGCAGCTACCGCGCTGAATCCGCCTATCCCGGCAACAACTTCGCGCAATCCCTGCGGAACGTCGCCGCGTTGATTTCCTCGGGCATGTCCACCCGCGTTTACTTTGTCTCCCTCGGTGGTTTCGATACCCACAGCAACCAGACAAATAACCACGCCAATCTGCTCAAAACGCTGTCCGAGGGCCTCGCTGCTTTCCAAAAGGATCTCGTCGCCCGTAAACTCGATTCCCAAGTCCTCACGATGACCTTCTCGGAATTCGGTCGCCGCCCCAACGAAAACGAAAGCCGCGGCACCGATCACGGCACGGCCGCTCCGCTCTTTGTAATGGGCAGCCAGATCAAGGGATCCCTTCACGGCACCCCGCCCTCCCTCGCGTTGCAGAAAAACAAGGACTTGGAATTCAGCACCGACTTCCGGCAAGTCTATGCGACCGTTCTTGATAAATGGTTTTCGTGCCCGACCGACCAAGTCCTCGGCAAAACCTACGCGCCATTACCTTTCATCTAAACAGACCACACGGATTCATAATCTGGATACATCAAATACGGGCAGCTAATTGATTATCTTTAAGATGCCCAAAGGGGTTGCGCCAAGCTACGAATAGGGTTTATTACCTAATTCGAAAAACACCTTGAGCTGCTTCTTCCAAAACGTCCGCCCTCTTCGCCTTTGCGCCAGCTTAATGCTGACGCTGGCTGCGGCGTGCGCTCAAGCGGCCACATTTACTTGGGATGGCGGCGGCGGAGACAGCAATTGGGAAACCGCCAATAACTGGAATCCCAACGTTGCCCCCGGCCACAGCAGCAGCGGAGATAACTTTGTCTTCGCCGGCACCACGCGCCTTTCAAACGACGCCAACAGCGGCGGGTGGGACATTGGTTCGCTCACTTTTAACAGCACGGCCGGCGCATTCACGTTGGGCGGCGGAACCCTGACCATCGGCTCAGGCGGGGTGACCAACAACAGCACCAGCACCCAGACGATCAACAATCAGATCACACTCGCGGCCAACCAGACTTGGACTGCCGCCAGCGGTGCGATCACGTCCACGGGCTACTTCAACGCCAACAGCAAGGATCTTACCCTCGCGGGCTCCAAGACCATCACGGTCACCGGCCAGGTAAACAATGTCGCCACTCTGAATCTTACCGGTTCAGGCAACCGCACATTCAGCAGCACCAATCAGGTCGCCGCAACCAGCGTTAATGTCGCCAACACCGGCACCAATACGTTCAACGGCCAGATGAATGTAGGCACTCTCAATGCCTCCGCCGGCACCAGCACCTTTGCCAATGTCCAGGCGTCTTCCGGCATTAATGTAAGCGGCAGTGCCAACGCCAGCTTCACCGGGCCCGTCTCTGGCGGCACCAGCGGCATTTCGATTAGCAGCAGTGGCAACATCAATTTCTCCGGCTCGATCAACAGCGGTTCTCTGACGCTTAACGGCACCGGCACCACCACTCTTTCGGGTAGTGGCAGCAAGAGCACCGGCGCAGTCGTGGTGAACAGCGGAACACTCGTTCTCAACCAGACCGGCGGCGGTGACGCCATTAACAACAGCCTCACGGTCAACTCCGGCGGCACCGTCATCTTTGCAGGCGACAACCAAGTCCCCGAATGGCAGACTGTTACGCTCAACACGGGCAGCACGCTTTACTTGGGTGACACGACCCAGACATTTGCCAGCTTGGTGATCACGGGCGACTCCGTCATCGATTTCGGCTCCAGCGGCTCCCAGCTGAATGTTACCTACGGTGGCATCAGTATCGCTAGCGGTATCACTATCACCATCGTGAACTGGGATGCTTCCGCGGGTGACGTGTTCGCCGGTTCCAATCCCGGAGCTCCGGTTGTGAACGTCCAATATGCCGATAGCAGCGGGCATGTTTATGCCAGCGGCACGTGGAGCGGTGGTTACGTCACTCCCGGCGCACCTGTTCCCGAGCCTGCCACCTACGGTTTGATCATGCTCGGAGCTGGCATCGGCTTCGTCGTGCTACGCCGCCGCCAGCGCGAGAAACAGTAAGATCGTCGAGGAATTCGATTAATTCCCCGACGATCGAGACGATTCAACGGCCGATGCCGTGAGCCCGGAAACCGATCGCCCGAAGCTTGGCCAAATCGACGATGTTACGACCGTCGAAAAGCGATGCGGGTTTGTGCATGTCTGCAAAAATCTTCGTATAATCCAAAGTCTTGAACTCGTCCCATTCCGTCACGATCGCGATGGCGTGTGCATCCAACGCCGCTTCGTAAGCACTGGTCGCGACTGTCAGCCGCGGGTTCGTCTCACCCTTCCCCAGCACATCGGACATAATCTCCGCAGCCGGCACCTTCGGGTCGTAAACCACGACGTTGGCGTGTTCCGCCAGCAAATCACGCACGACATTAATGGCGGCGGATTCACGCGTATCGTTGGTGTCTTTCTTGAAAGCGAACCCGAATACCGCGATGCGCTTATCCGCCACCGTGTTGAACAATGACTTCAATATACGCGCTGAGAACCGGCGCTTTTGGTAGTCGTTCATCGAGACGACTTGATTCCAATAAGCCGCCACTTCGGGCAATCCGAAGCTCTCGCATAGATAAACAAGGTTCAGGATATCCTTCTGAAAACACGATCCGCCGAAGCCCACCGACGCTTTGAGAAACTTGGGGCCGATGCGCGAATCCTTGCCAATGGCGTTGGCGACTTCGTCCACATCAGCGCCGGTAGCTTCACACAGGGCAGAGATCGCATTGATCGACGAAATGCGCTGCGCAAGAAACGCATTGGCTACCAGCTTCGAAAGTTCGGATGACCAGAGATTGGTCGTGATGATACGCTCCCGCGGAACCCAGCGGGCATAGACGCTCACCAGCGTCTCGACGGCAGCATCACCTTCCGGCGTGCGTTCGCCACCGATCAACACCCGGTCCGGGTTAAACAAGTCCGGCACCGCCGTGCCTTCGGCCAGGAACTCGGGATTCGACAGCACTTGGAATTTTGCGCCCGAGGTATTCGCCGCAAGAATCTGCTGAATCGTTTCGGCCGTCTTCACCGGAATCGTCGATTTCTCCACGATGATCTTGGGCGTCGTAGAAACCTCGGCGATCGTGCGGGCAACCGACTCGATGTAGCGCAGATCGGCGGCCCGGCCTGATCCGACGCCATAGGTTTTGGTCGGCGTGTTGACGGACACAAAAATGATGTCGGCGGCCGCGATAGTCGCCTTCACATCGGTCGAGAAAAAGAGATTCCGTCCGCGCGCCTCTTTGACCACATCATCAAGACCCGGCTCGTAAATCGGCAGCGTGTCGGAATTCCACGCGGCAATGCGCGCCGCATTCATATCCACGACGGTCACTTGGATATCCGGAGCTTTTAACGCGATGACCGCCATCGTCGGTCCACCTACATAACCGGCACCAATGCAGCAGATTTTCATAGAATACGTGGGGGTTAAAGTGTCGGCGCCCTTTCAGAAATCCAAGGAGGATTTTGCCCAAGTGCGTTAAATTCAAACGACCCAAAAAAGCCCGCTCCCATAAAGGAAGCGGGCGGGCTCGATCAGGCTGCGAGCAAAGAAAGATTTATTTAAGAACCTTCTCTGTCGCGGCGTCGAACATGTGGGCGTTCTCCAGCTTGAGCGTGACCTTGATCTTCTGGTCGGTGTCAAAGCGGTCGGTGGGATTGACGCGTGCAATGAACGACGAGGCGCCCGTGGTGAGATAGAGGTAGGTTTCCGAGCCCATCGGTTCGGAAACTTCCACTTTCACCTCGATGGTGCGGCCGGCATCAGGGTTGGTGATGGTCAGCGTGTCCTGCACATCTTCCGGACGAATGCCGAAGACGACCGGCTTGCCGACATAACCCGCCGCCTTGGCGGAGAGCTTGGCATCCAGTGTGATGACGATGGGAGCGGCCTTCTCGTTGGTTTCAACGAATTGAAGCGCATTGTCGTTCTGTTTGATCGTGCCCTTGAAGAAGTTCATGGCCGGGCTGCCGATGAAGCCGGCGACGAACAAATTCTCGGGGCT
This portion of the Rariglobus hedericola genome encodes:
- a CDS encoding PEP-CTERM sorting domain-containing protein; the protein is MLTLAAACAQAATFTWDGGGGDSNWETANNWNPNVAPGHSSSGDNFVFAGTTRLSNDANSGGWDIGSLTFNSTAGAFTLGGGTLTIGSGGVTNNSTSTQTINNQITLAANQTWTAASGAITSTGYFNANSKDLTLAGSKTITVTGQVNNVATLNLTGSGNRTFSSTNQVAATSVNVANTGTNTFNGQMNVGTLNASAGTSTFANVQASSGINVSGSANASFTGPVSGGTSGISISSSGNINFSGSINSGSLTLNGTGTTTLSGSGSKSTGAVVVNSGTLVLNQTGGGDAINNSLTVNSGGTVIFAGDNQVPEWQTVTLNTGSTLYLGDTTQTFASLVITGDSVIDFGSSGSQLNVTYGGISIASGITITIVNWDASAGDVFAGSNPGAPVVNVQYADSSGHVYASGTWSGGYVTPGAPVPEPATYGLIMLGAGIGFVVLRRRQREKQ
- a CDS encoding DUF1800 domain-containing protein, whose protein sequence is MKLNLSPQDAWQPLPASQWNEDAARHLLRRAGWAAQPAEVARLMSDGLKASLDRLFPAKANLLPTPRLISNLQAASPAYAEKIRNAETREQRQVLQREQRERQQQAVQDLSIKWLQFASRPENAVTEKWTYFLSDIYVVSQEKVNNPAYIHQHNDTIRQGCLGPAPTLTKSISRDPAMIRFLDLQDSKKAAPNENFARELFELFVLGEGNYTEDDIKQAARAFTGYRLRGDEFVFAANQHDDREKTVFGKTGKFTGDDIIDLAYGLPAAGRFVPHEMAKFYLSEELLSDAYLTPLGEWWKSTGYDLRQLAQRFFGSRLFFDEAFRGNYIKRPSQFYLGLVQDLMINVAPYPRHSLNTLRLMGEELYRPPNVRGWVGGRLWINSGTLNARRQLVETLFAPVNEDNLNADEQVELVAARSQGIGTFTVTEERLEKMLQSMNSDQITSRFVDYFLPVKVSDAFRTNVHSFLDGEKEEAKRLNRLRSTAVTLLQSPEYQLC
- a CDS encoding UDP-glucose 6-dehydrogenase, which codes for MKICCIGAGYVGGPTMAVIALKAPDIQVTVVDMNAARIAAWNSDTLPIYEPGLDDVVKEARGRNLFFSTDVKATIAAADIIFVSVNTPTKTYGVGSGRAADLRYIESVARTIAEVSTTPKIIVEKSTIPVKTAETIQQILAANTSGAKFQVLSNPEFLAEGTAVPDLFNPDRVLIGGERTPEGDAAVETLVSVYARWVPRERIITTNLWSSELSKLVANAFLAQRISSINAISALCEATGADVDEVANAIGKDSRIGPKFLKASVGFGGSCFQKDILNLVYLCESFGLPEVAAYWNQVVSMNDYQKRRFSARILKSLFNTVADKRIAVFGFAFKKDTNDTRESAAINVVRDLLAEHANVVVYDPKVPAAEIMSDVLGKGETNPRLTVATSAYEAALDAHAIAIVTEWDEFKTLDYTKIFADMHKPASLFDGRNIVDLAKLRAIGFRAHGIGR
- a CDS encoding DUF1501 domain-containing protein; protein product: MNNAFQSLPTTRREFLTWGSKGIGLLAFSQFAPSFLVQSTLAATPSPEKDRSILVLVQLAGGNDGLNTVIPYEDPEYYRLRPTIGIKKQEAIRLDDTLGLHPSLAALHGLMQDGSAGIIQNVGYPNPNHSHFRSSEIWETGSESNQFMPTGWIGRFLDNDCGGAPGTAGTGGDPVAVHVTNELPQSFQADKPHSTFGLRGGGNRNNKENLAFLEKLVKEDDHQANANASFLRATMMDALVTEQRVQKVIGSYRAESAYPGNNFAQSLRNVAALISSGMSTRVYFVSLGGFDTHSNQTNNHANLLKTLSEGLAAFQKDLVARKLDSQVLTMTFSEFGRRPNENESRGTDHGTAAPLFVMGSQIKGSLHGTPPSLALQKNKDLEFSTDFRQVYATVLDKWFSCPTDQVLGKTYAPLPFI